ATCACTTTGGGGTCGACAGCGGGGAACTCAAGCACGAATTCAGTATATCGATCTTTTTCTGAGTTGCAGGAGATTGTACCGTCAAAAGACGTCATGACCCGTTTACAGAAAGCAAGGCCAAGGCCGGTACCGCCTTTTTTACCGGAAGTGAAAAAGGAGTCGAAAATTCTGGGCAGAACTTCCGGTTGTATGCCAGGGCCGTTGTCTCTGACGTAAACTCTGTTAGTGGTGTCACCTTGTTTTAGACTGATCACGATGCGTCCATCTGGTTTTGCCTGGAGAACCTGTAGTGCATTGACCAGAAGGTTGTAAAGTACTAGCGTGTAATTATCCTCCTCTCCGAGAAAAATAAAATCATGTCCAGGCTCGAACGTGATCATCTTTTTTTCTTGATCGGATGCATAGCCATACTCTTCTATTGCCTTACGGGTAACGGTTGCAGCAGAAAGACAGGTCAAGGTGCTTTTTGCTATATCAGGTTTCCTGAAATTGCCCAAGGTCATGGTGATAACATGGAGCCCTCGGTTGACAGCGCTTTGAGCTTGGACAACTCGTTTATGGATCGTTTCTATATTTTTATTCGGTAATGACTCTGTCTCTTTTTCAGTGGTTTTCACCGGTAGCTCAAGCAGGATTTCATTTAGATTATGGTGTACCTGTGAAAGAGGATTGCGTAACTCATGGGCTATACTGCCCGCAAGGGCTTCAAGGGCAAGATATTTTTCTTCAGATTTTTTTCTCTCGAGTTCTTTTATTGTATTAGCATTACCGAAGCTAAAAATATATCCAGCAATGATTGAAAAGACTATAACAATCAAATAAAGCGGAATATTGAAACTGGGATCGAGCGGAATATTATGCGTGGAAAAATTATAAAAGATTATGGCTCCCAGTACGCCGATCAGGAAATCGAACATGAACATAAACCAGTTCGGTATGAACATCATCAGGACAAATATCATGAATATTTCCCAATACAGCCAAAGCTCGTGAAAATTGTTCATGAGCAAGTTGACCGTGAAGATGAATGGTAGCACAAAAATCAGAAAAGTGTGCCAATAGTAAGGGAAATAGGGGGAGAATGACTTAGGTAGGCGGTGCATGAAGATGACGCTTATGCACATGAGGGTGGCAATCAGCCGAAGCCAAAAATTTTCATAGGGAAGATGAAAGCCATACTTAAAAGTAAAATAAAAGAAAACATTAGCCAACGCACCAATAATGCCTGATACCATAGCATCTGAACGAGAAACAAATATCCCTTCTTTCATGTACTCGTTCAGGTGGGTTAGCTTTTTCTTCAAAATCAATTCCCAATTACGGTTTCCACACACTCATGAGCTGCCCTGAAACAGGCCTCAATCGAAGCTCCCCGACGATAATCCCCAGTGTATCCGAAGCCTGTAAAACTACTGATATACTTATCTATTTTTTCAAGAAGCAGATGATGCCTGGATGAGTATGCGCATAACCCTTTAGAGAAGTATCGGTACACAAAGCCCTCTTTTTTATTGTTCTGGATATTAAAGTAAGGACTTGCTAGCTTTTCAGCAAGTTCAATTGCCTCCTCAGGGGACGTTTTTTCAGTGATTGCGGCTCTTGATGCTTTACCACTAAAAGTATATCTGACCATATCCAGATCATTAAGTCCATAAGCTCCCGCATTACTCAATGGTAAATTACGGCCGAAAACCATCGCCCGACGTTTTTTCTGAAATACGTCATCGCTGTATTTTACAATGGCTACGCTTACAGGATAATAGCTGATTTGACGAAGCAATTCTGCTACTTCCGGTCTCTCATTCTGGAGTAAAGCTGCCAAGCTATGAGCAGGAAGGGCTGAAATGACTTTGTCATAATTCCCCGTGCCAGGAATTCCCTGGTGCAGGTAATCTATGCGAAACGTATCCCTGTCTTTGGTTATAGCGGTGATATGGTGCCCGGTCAGTATTCGGTGCGAATCTGACTCATAATTGTTTGCGAAGGTATTGAGCAGATCATGCATTCCAATGCTCAATTGTTCGAAGCTGTCCAAGGCAAGGCCAAGGTTCGAGCCAAAATTACCGGGATAGCATTCCTCGGGCTCAGCCCCGTTCATTCTTACTGTGATCGGTCTTATTACATTGTCGATACACTGGCGGTTGAGGTATTGGTCAAGAGTGAGATGGTCAAACTGATCGCTCAGCGATTTGAAACAATCACTGCCTAGCACCCCTTGGCTTCGGTCATTCCAGATTGCTTTGATGTGAGGGTAAAGACGAATAATTCCTTGCAAGCCGCACAGTTGAACGAGCTTGAAAATGTTAAGCAATGGATATCCTTCGCGGCTAATGGAGATGAGGCGTCCGTTAAGCAGCTGGGATGTGTTGATTCCAAAATATTCGTATTCTGGATTTCCGTATGTCTTGGCAAATTCACGGAAATGATTGTAGTAATTTCCAATGTTTTTACCGCCGAAATCTACCCAGCGCCCTTGCAGTAAATCGCTACCAACTCTACCGCCTATTTGTTTTTCAGATTCAAAAAGGTCTACCCTTACTTGCCGTTTGGCAAGGTAAAATGCAGCAGCAATGCCTGATATTCCGCTACCAATAACTGCTACACGCATGGTGTTGATAACGTCGATTCATGAAATTTTTTGAGCTTCGAATAAAAATTTGACTTATACCGTTCTGTTATTTTTTTTAGGCGTTGTTCTTTTTGCTGATAACGCTCATTGGTAATGCATGCGAATGCTTTCAGAACGGTATCCGCACAGAGTCGACCCCACTGGAAAACCTGAATATAGATTCCAGCTTCCGTATCCTTACTTGTTTCGTCTACTGTAAAATCGCTGTAAGACCTGCATACTATAGGTGATTCACGCTCAAGAAAAGCGTGAAAATTCGTGTTGTAGTTTAGCAGGGCAAGTTTTCCATCGATCGGTAATCCTTGGTAATGAGCGCTTGCAATTGCAGCTTGTCTCAATGCTTCGAGAATAAGCATTCCTTGGAAGTGTGGTGCATCATGATCGAATTTTAGCTCGGCAGTTTCTGAAAAAATATTGAAGTAACGCAGACCTCCAATTGTGAATGGTTCCGAGACCAAAACGTTGGCATCGTGTTGCTTGTGAACCATGTTTTTCTGTATTGGATTGGGCAACGCATCATTTTGACCAATGGCGATTGGACTGTTGATAAGGCTTCTGAGGTCAAGCGGAAGTTTCCCCATTAGGCGGGCTGCCGTATCAATGCCGAAAAGCTCATCATTGCTGAAACCCAAGCTAGCGATTGTTTCAAGTTTTTCGTAAAGACCGGGATGAATACGGCGATATTCTTGGGAAAGGAAGGGTTGACATGTATTCCCAAGAAGTCGCTGGAAGTTGCATGCTTCTTCAGGTGATTCGGCTCTGAGTACCAGCTGATCTTCAGGAGAAAATGGAAGGCTGTCTCCGTCGATGAGCAGAATATAGGGGGGGGAACCGGAACGCAGTATCGGGTATCATTAGCCCCTTCCTGGTGATGATTCGTTTTCTGTGTCATACAGGCGCTCATAAAAAAAACTGATTTCAGTAATTTATGGCTTTGTTTTATGTGCGAACTCGACTTGTGCTTTTGTCAATCATGGCTGTTCGGAACTGTTTAATAGCTCTCAGCTTGTCCGCTTATATCTTGATTGTACAGGTATTGTCTTGCACAGCAGTGCCCGAGTCTCTCTATGTACAATAAGGACTGATCCGACATTGATCTCAAGTTACTACAATTTTAACTCTTGCAGGAAATGGTTCCTGATTTTTGAAAAATTAAGAACGCTGAACGCTATCGATTGCTGGAGAGAGTGGGTCGGCTTGTTTTTATGTTTTAAATACTTCTTTATATACGACTTTTATCGGTAATTTACTATTGCCCACTGTTGTTCCGTTCAATAAAGTACAACTTTTTTTATCGGTTCATAGCGTGGAAAAAAACGAAGTTTAAGTGTGTTCATAGTGCTTTCTGGTAATTGTTTACTAGTTGATCACTGGGGGTACACTTCATGAGGCAGCTTGATCATGACAGGTTTCTTGGTACCTGTGAAGAGTGGTGGTGAAGGATCGGCTTTTCGTGGTCCAGATTGAGCCCGAAAGTGAATCGTGACGGAAAGGTGAGGAGCAGTTGATCGACTTCGAATTCGAACGCGTACATGCCGCTCAAAACCCAGGCGCTTCCGCCAAGAAACTGCTTTTTGACGGACTTTTCGTACAGACGGACTTGCAGGTTTTCGCGGGTGGAGAGTTGTTCGAAGTAGTTGCGGATGCCTTCGCTGGCGCAAACGGTATGGGGAGAGAAAGTGGGAATCAGAATGGCGTTGTCATGATAGAGCTGTACGATGTTGTCGATTTGACCGGTACAAACCCCGGATACCCATTGTGCAAGTACATCTTCAGCGTTCTGGAACTGCATGGTTGAACTGAGTGAAGTTGAGCGATTGTCATAATGGTACCGCCTCATCTGGGCAGAAGCGGTACCATGCAAAAATAAGCTTTTTTGAGCAAATGCCTTAGAGTCTTAACTGGCCTGTTTCAGCCTGACGTTTCAGTTCGTTGTTGGCATAGATCAGGACTTCGACACGGCGATTCTGACGGCGTCCCATCTCTGTTTCGTTGGTGGCTACCGGTCTGGTTTCGCCATATCCGACTGCCGTTAGTCGATTGCCATAAACGCCGTAGGCTCGCAACAGGGATACGACCGATTCGGCTCGACGTTCCGAGAGAACTTGGTTGGTGGCTTCTGAACCGATGCTGTCGGTGTGTCCTTCAACGACCACGTTGGTATCGGGGTAGCGGTTCAGGACTCTGGCGAGGTTTTCAATATTGTACCGGCTGTTTGGGTTGAGCGTGGACGAATTGGTTGAAAAGAGCAGTCCGGTATCGAAGACCACCCGGATGCCTTCGCCGACCCGTTCGACATCGGCGTTGCCCACTTCCTGGCGAATCTCCTCGGCCTGTTTGTCCATGTAATCACCGATAATCGCGCCGCCTGCGCCGCCTATGGCTGCCCCAATCAGTGCGCCCTGTGCCCAACTGCCGCTTCTGCTGCCGATTATGCCGCCGATGACCGCACCGCTTGTTGCGCCGATTCCGGCTCCGCGCCCAGCGTTTGTCGTGGACTGGCAGCCTGTGGTGACAGTAGCTGTCGAAGCAAGGAGGAGCAAGGCCGCCGGTTTCGAGAATTTCTTGATCGTTTTCATCGTCATCATGGTTTGGGGTTCAATAAAAATATCATGTGCTATTGCGATCAGATCAGCCGCAACAGATACTGAATGGCCAGATGCGGCTCTTGAGCAAATTTATGAAAAGTAATGCTATTCCCCGTATGAAGGGTTCCCTCAATGCCAAAAAGGGGGAAAATTATTTGCCGGAATCCGGGGTTGTCAGTACAGGATTGGCTCATCTGTTCATGTTCTTCTCAAATCCGGTGATGGCATCGTTTTTGGGGACTCCTTGCGAAACACGATAGCGGTGAGCTGAAGTTGTAACCCATTTCAAGACAAATATCTATGTTGCGAAGCAGAGATGAGTGGCAGGAGACCGCCGAGTCGGTTTTGCCGCCGGAAGAGCGGTATGCCGACCGTAACCGCATGATTACCGCTCGCTATGCAGGCTGGTATCTCGAAAATCCCGGAACCCTGAAATGGGCCGGAATGGCGGCCTTTGCCTCCCGGCAGGTCGGCTTGGCCATCATGGCAGCCGATCTCATGACCGCGCCAGAGCGAGACGGTTCCGGTAACCCGTTGCTGGCACTTCACCGTTTCGGTGCGGACTGGTTCATGCGTGCCGATTTCGAACAGATTCGCCAGGGCAACAACAATATTTATCGTGACATCGCCTGGGCGCATGCCGCCTACGTTGGTGGCGGGATGGCCGAGCTGGAAGCGTGCGCTTCCGAGACAGAAGACAGCTTGCTGGTTCAGGGGTTCGGCATGATCGACCAAGGTCGCGCTCTGTTGCGCCGGGATGCCCGCAGTCAGGAGGGCGAGCGATTGATCTGGGAGGGCAATATCTGCCTGCTTCGTCACGAGCAGGTCGATGTGCTTCAGCCGATATTTGACACGCTGAGCGTCGGCGGGCGCATTACGGCTTCGTTCGGCAGCGAGCTCGATTTTTCAGGAGCGCTGTTTCCCGACTCCCGTTACCGTACCTCCTTCAGCTTGTTTCACGGTTATCTCGAGACACTTACGGGCCTGAAAAGCGTGGCCAATCCAGACGACCGGTGGCGTTGGGTCGAACAGAGCGTCATCCCCTCATGGCAGGCTGCAGAGCGACAGATGAGCGCACCGTGCCCGACCAGAAACGAGTTACAGAAAATGGCTGCCTGTAAGCAGTGACCTGCTCATTTACCTCGAAGCGTGCAGCGCCGTGACCGGGTCGAGCCGTGAGGCTTTCCAGGCCGGGAAAAGGCCGAACGAGATGCCGATTGCCGAGCAGACCGTCAGCGACACGATGACCCACAGCCAAGGGAACATGACTGGCAGGTTGAATTTGACCGCCACCAGGTTGCCCGCTCCCGCCCCCAGAGCGATACCTACGAGCCCACCGCCCAGCGAAAGCAACAGCGCTTCGAGCAGGAACTGCTGCAAGATCGAGCGCCGCGGCGCGCCGACCGACATGCGTATGCCGATCTCCCGCGTCCGTTCGGTCACGCTCACCAGCATGATGTTCATGATGCCCACGCCTGCTGTCAGCAGCGCCATGAAGCTGATGATGAAAGCGCCGGTGCCGATAATGTTCTGAATGTCGCGAAATGACTCCACCAGCGACTCATTGGTTCTGATTTCGAAATCATTCGGCATTTTCACCGTCAGACCGCGCGCGAGCCGCATTGCCCCGATGGCCTGATCGATGGTCTGCTGGTAGGTTTTCTGCGAGGTCGCCTCAACGCTGATGGCTATGCTGGACTCCTGATTCACCTCTTCGAGGAAGCGGGTGATCGGGATGAGGACGAAGTTGTCCTGGCTCTGACCGAATGCCGGTCCTTTCGAACTGAACACGCCGACGACGCGCCCCGCCTTGCCGTTGATTTTGATCGTCTTGCCGATCGGGTTCTGCCCCTCCCGGAACAGGTAGGCAGCCAGATCGCTGCCAAGCACGATATTAGCCGAGGCGTTTCTGATGTCGTTTTCATTCAGATTTCGTCCCTGCACAATATCGAAACCGTTGGCCAGCGCAAAGTTCTCATCTCCTCCCGACAGGGTGATGTCAGGATTGGTGACCTCTGTGGCGTATGAGGCCTGGATGCCCTGAAGCGACACGACAAGCCCGATGTTGCTCGCGCTGTCGCCCATGTACTTTTTGAACCGCTGTGCCTGCTGCCAGGTGATATCCTGCCGGTTGGCATAGATGTTACGGCTGTGGCCGCTGCCGAAAACCGTGGCGGGATATTTCTGGATCTGAAAGGTGTTCGCACCGAGGCTCGACAGGCCCGAGGCAATCGAGCGGTCAACCGCGTCGAGCGCCGTCATCACCGCGATGATCGAGAATACGCCAACGGCAACGCCGAGCGTGGTAAGCGCCGAGCGCATCTTGTTGACCGCCAGTGATGTTGCGGCCTGTATCAGGGTTTCCCGGATCGAGAGCATCATGGCTATTCGTATCTGAGTGAATCGGCCGGGTCGAGCTTCGAGGCGGTGATCGCCGGGGCCAGGCCAGAAATGATGCCGGTCGCCACAGAAATCACCAGGCTGGTCACCACGAGCACCGGCGAGAAGCTGACGGGGAAGCTCGGCAGCAGGTTCTGAATCAGGATGGTGATCGACAGGGCAGTGGCAAGCCCGATGAAGCCGCCGATCAGGCAGATCATGACCGACTCGATCAGAAACTGCAACAGAATCGTGCGGCGGCGCGCGCCGAGCGCTTTGCGCAGGCCGATCTCTCGCGTGCGCTCCTTGACGCTCACGAAGGTGATGTTCATAATGCCGATTGCGCCTACAAAAAGCGACATGCCGGTGATGAAGATGCCCGCCGCCGCGATACCGTTCTTGATCGGGTCGAGCTGGCTTTTGAAGGCCTGCTGTTCGTTGATGCCGAAATCGTTGGCTCTGGCGGGTGGTAGCCTCCGGATGCGTCGCATCAGGCCGGTCAGCTCATCCTTCGCTTCGGGAATCCGTTTTTCATCCTTGACCTTGACCCTGATGGTGACCATCGAGGTCTTGCCGTACACCTTCGTGAACGCGCGCAACGGCATGATGAGCTGGTTGTCGAAGCTGAACAGGCCGAGGAACTTGCCCTGTTTCTTGAACACTCCCACCACGCGCACGTTGTGGTTGCGCAACCGGATCGATTTACCGACCACCCGTCCATCCGGAAAAAGTCCCGTGGCGATGTCGTCGCCGATGACGCAGACCGGATCACCGGCCGCCGACTCCTGCGCGGTGAAAAAACGTCCTGCTGACAAGTCTCCCGAAGCTGTCAGCGGGTAGTCCTGATTGGTACCGAGCGCGAAGATCTGCAGAATCTCGCGGTCGCGGTAGCGCGCCGAGGCCTGGATGGTGGACATCTGCGGTACGGCCACCACCAGCTCCGAATTCGGATCGTCGGCAATGATGCGGTTGATTTCGTCGGCGTAGCGGGTTTCGATGTCCGGCCGGTTGCGATAGCGCCACCACGATCCCATCGTGCTCCAGGAGCCTTTCTGCACATAGACTACGTCGTAACCGAGCATGGCCAGGCTGCGGTCGAAGCCGATGTCGATGCCATTGATCGCCGTGCCCATCATGGTGATCGCCACGATGCCGATAATCACGCCGAGCGCCGTCAGGAAAGAGCGGATTTTGTTCGCCTTGATCTGATAGACAGCGATGTTCAGGCTCTCGATCGTCTCGTATCGAAGCTGCCGGACGCGGTCATTCATGGCGCGGAGTCGCTTTCGATTTTGCCGTCGCGCAGGCGGATGATGCGGCGGGTGTAGCGGGCAATGTCCTCTTCGTGAGTGATGAGAATGATGGTGTTGCCCGCATCGGAGAGTTTGCTGAAAATCTCCATGATGTCGTGGCTGGTGGCCGTGTCGAGGTTGCCGGTCGGCTCGTCGGCAAGGATGATCGACGGGTTGTTGATCAGCGCCCGCGCGATGGCCACGCGCTGGATCTGGCCGCCTGAAAGTTCGCCGGGCTTGTGGTTGATCCGGTCAGCGAGGCCGACCTGTTCGAGCGCCTGCCGCGCCCGTTCACGGCGCTCTTCGGGCGATACGCCGGCGTAGATGAGCGGCAGCTCGACGTTGCGCAGGCAGTCGAGCCGCGAGAGCAGGTTGAAGGTCTGGAACACGAAGCCGATTTCCCGGTTGCGGATGCGGGCCAGCTCGTCGTCATCCATGTCGGCCACGTTCTGGCCGTTCAGCTCGTAGTGTCCGGAGGTGGGGGTGTCGAGGCAGCCGAGGATGTTCATCAAGGTCGATTTGCCGCTGCCCGACGGGCCCATGATGGCCGCATAGTCGTTTTTGCGGAAGTCCAGATTGATGCCGTCCAGCGCCTTGACCGTCTGGTCGCCCATGGTGTAATAGCGGCAGAGGTCGCTGATCCGGATGATGTGCGGCTGCTCGCTCATCGCTTCTCCTGAAGCTTCACGGTGCTGCCGTCCTGCAATTCACGGCTGATGGCGCCGTAACTGCCCGACACGACCTCTTCGCCCTCTTTCAGTCCGTCGAGGATAATAATATGGGTGTTGTCGGTCGTACCGGTTTTGACCTTTCTGAAACGAACACGTTTGCCTTCAAGCACGAATACGCCTTCCGTTTCATCGTTGACGCGTTGATTCTTGTTGACCTGTACCACGTTGTCGTTGCCTGACGAATCGGTTGGTGTCGCCGCTTTTTTGCCGCTCGCCGTCCGCATGGTGACGCTTTGGATTGGCACCACCAGTGCGTTCGGCACTCGCTGGGTTTCGATATCCGCCGTGCCGCTCATGCCGGGCTTGAGCAGGCGCTGGTGGTTGAGGATTTTGATTTTGACCTCGAAGTTGGTTACCTCCTCCTGCGTGTTTGCGGCCTGCGTTTTGGCTGAATTGGCGATTTCGCTCACCTCACCTTTGAAGGTGCGTTCGCCGAAGGCATCGACCGTTATGGTGACCGGGTTGCCGACCTGCACGTTCACGATGTCGTTTTCGTTCACCTCGACCTTGAGCAGCATGTTGTCCAGATCGGCGATCTTGAGCACCTCGGTGCCGGGGAACTGGCCGGTGCCGACCACGCGCTCGCCGGACTTGCTGCTCAGCGAAATAATGGTGCCGTTGATGGGCGAACGCACCACGGTTTTCGTCAAGCGCTCTTCGTTCTGGTCGAGCAGGCTCTGGTTCTGGTCGATGGAATATCGGGCCGCTTTCCAGGCTGCCTGGCTCGTCTCGGCGTTGGTCTTCGCCGACAGCCAGTCGGTCTGCGAAATGAGTTTGTCTTTGTACAGAATGTCGGCTTTGCGGAAATCGTCCTCCGCCTTGAGCATCCGTGCCTGCGCTTCAAGGCTTTGTGCCTTGGCGAGATTGAGCTGCGCCCGGCTCTGCTTGACCTGATTGACGTAGATGTCCGGCTGGATGCGGAAGAGCAGGTCGCCCGTTTTGACCTCCTGACCCTCGACAATCGGCAGCTCGATGATCTCACCCGACACGTCAGGCGACATGGCGACCTCCACCTCGGGCTCGATTTTGCCGGTTGCCGTCACCAGGTGCACTACTTCCTTGCGGAACGCCTTTTCAGTCGTGACCTCGATCGGTTTTTCCCGCGTGTTCAGCCAGAAGATGAGCCCGCCACCGGCGACGAGCAGCGTGACGGCGATGATGATGATAGTCCGGAACTTGCCGGAGCGCTGTTTCTTTGTCATAAATCGTTGTCTGTTCTATTCAATGCTTGTGGCCCCGGCTGTGAAGTCGAGCAGCGCTTTTTGCAGCGCGAGGTTGTAGAGCGCCTGTGTCACCGAAGATCGGGCGTTGAAAAGCGCCGCTCGCGACGCGCTGAGTTCGACGAAGCCGGACGCGCCAAGTTCGTATTTGCGCTGAATGCCTGCGAAGGCTGATTCGGCGGCTTTCAGGCTCGTACGGGCCGAGGCGATCTGGTCGAACGCCGCCCGGTACTCTTCGGCAACCTGCTGCAGGTCGATCTGGATGTCATCCTTCAAATCCTCGTAATCGAGCTGCTTGTTCAGCTGCGCGATTTTGGCCGACTGGACCGCGTAGCGCGACTGGAAGCCGTCGAAGATCGTCCACGAGAGGTTGAGAGAGAGCGCATAGTCGGTGCCGTTCTCAAGCTGCTTGCCGAGAGACGGATAGGGATAATCGTAGTTCATGCCCTGAAGCATCATCGAGTAAGAATCGATTGCATCAGTGCTTACAGAAAAGGCCAGGTCGAGTTTTGGCAGGCGGGTTCCGGCGGTGTTCCTGACATCCCAGCGGGCGGCGTTGCTCTGGAGTGCCTCCGCTTCGAGGTCGGCGCGGCGGGCAAGGGCGGTGGCTTTCAGGGCGTTCAGGTCGATCTCAGGAGAGAGCGCGGCAAGCGTTGCGGTGTCGACCGGTTCGAGCGTGATTTCCGTTTCCGGATCGATGCGCAGCCGCCGGAGCAGTTCGAGCTTGCTTCGGCGCAGGCGGTTTTCGGCCCGAATGACTTCGAGCTTGCCGTTGCTGGTGTCGGCCTGCTGCTGGTAGAGGTCGGTTATCGATTTCAGGCCGATGTTGAACTGCCGCTCGGTGAGGGTCAACAGGTCGCTGGCCGATTTGAGGTTCTCCTGGGCGATGCCGAGCAGCTCCCGATCGAGCAGCACCTGGTAGTAGCTCTGTGTTACGTCGTAAGCGACTGCCTCCTTTGCCCGCTGGAGGCTGAATCCTGATGCCTTTTTCCGGTCGAGCGCCGATTGCAGGGCCGCGTAATCGCTCAGACCGTTGAACAGGTTGAGCGATGCGGTCAGGCTGACATCGACCGTCGAGGACTCGGTGCGGGTTTTGTAGGCGTCGGTGGAGGTGCCGCCATACAGGGGCGAGGAAACGCTGTAGGAGCGGTTGACCGCCGTTGGTACCCAGCTGGCCGAAGAGGTGACTTTGGGCAGGAAGCTGCCATAGCTTTTCAGCAGCTCGACGCCCTGAAGGTGCCGGGCGTTTTCGGCTTTTTTGTATCGACGAGGCATTTTCAAGCGCTATCGAGACGCATTCGGAGAGCGACAGGTTTTTCTGAGGCCGCTCGGTGGCACGGATGGCTGCGGCGGGCAGCAGAAGGAAGATGAGAAAAATGAGAACGCTTTTGTTAACCATCGGTGGCGTGAAGGTTTAGCCCTTGTGTCGATACATCGTTGTTGCTGAATTACGTTACGAATATACGCAACGAACCGGCAATACTGATAGTTCACCGGGGCGAAGAAGCGCGGAATCTGGGGTAATTCTAATTCCGGATCATTCATGCATCAATAAAAATGCAATTTCCTCGTTATTCCCGCGAAAGCGGGAATCTATGTACTTATTCCGGATTCTGGATCCCCGCCTTCGCGGGA
This portion of the Chlorobaculum parvum NCIB 8327 genome encodes:
- a CDS encoding ABC transporter permease, whose translation is MMLSIRETLIQAATSLAVNKMRSALTTLGVAVGVFSIIAVMTALDAVDRSIASGLSSLGANTFQIQKYPATVFGSGHSRNIYANRQDITWQQAQRFKKYMGDSASNIGLVVSLQGIQASYATEVTNPDITLSGGDENFALANGFDIVQGRNLNENDIRNASANIVLGSDLAAYLFREGQNPIGKTIKINGKAGRVVGVFSSKGPAFGQSQDNFVLIPITRFLEEVNQESSIAISVEATSQKTYQQTIDQAIGAMRLARGLTVKMPNDFEIRTNESLVESFRDIQNIIGTGAFIISFMALLTAGVGIMNIMLVSVTERTREIGIRMSVGAPRRSILQQFLLEALLLSLGGGLVGIALGAGAGNLVAVKFNLPVMFPWLWVIVSLTVCSAIGISFGLFPAWKASRLDPVTALHASR
- a CDS encoding DUF2515 family protein, coding for MLRSRDEWQETAESVLPPEERYADRNRMITARYAGWYLENPGTLKWAGMAAFASRQVGLAIMAADLMTAPERDGSGNPLLALHRFGADWFMRADFEQIRQGNNNIYRDIAWAHAAYVGGGMAELEACASETEDSLLVQGFGMIDQGRALLRRDARSQEGERLIWEGNICLLRHEQVDVLQPIFDTLSVGGRITASFGSELDFSGALFPDSRYRTSFSLFHGYLETLTGLKSVANPDDRWRWVEQSVIPSWQAAERQMSAPCPTRNELQKMAACKQ
- a CDS encoding ABC transporter ATP-binding protein is translated as MSEQPHIIRISDLCRYYTMGDQTVKALDGINLDFRKNDYAAIMGPSGSGKSTLMNILGCLDTPTSGHYELNGQNVADMDDDELARIRNREIGFVFQTFNLLSRLDCLRNVELPLIYAGVSPEERRERARQALEQVGLADRINHKPGELSGGQIQRVAIARALINNPSIILADEPTGNLDTATSHDIMEIFSKLSDAGNTIILITHEEDIARYTRRIIRLRDGKIESDSAP
- a CDS encoding protoporphyrinogen/coproporphyrinogen oxidase, yielding MRVAVIGSGISGIAAAFYLAKRQVRVDLFESEKQIGGRVGSDLLQGRWVDFGGKNIGNYYNHFREFAKTYGNPEYEYFGINTSQLLNGRLISISREGYPLLNIFKLVQLCGLQGIIRLYPHIKAIWNDRSQGVLGSDCFKSLSDQFDHLTLDQYLNRQCIDNVIRPITVRMNGAEPEECYPGNFGSNLGLALDSFEQLSIGMHDLLNTFANNYESDSHRILTGHHITAITKDRDTFRIDYLHQGIPGTGNYDKVISALPAHSLAALLQNERPEVAELLRQISYYPVSVAIVKYSDDVFQKKRRAMVFGRNLPLSNAGAYGLNDLDMVRYTFSGKASRAAITEKTSPEEAIELAEKLASPYFNIQNNKKEGFVYRYFSKGLCAYSSRHHLLLEKIDKYISSFTGFGYTGDYRRGASIEACFRAAHECVETVIGN
- a CDS encoding ABC transporter permease, with protein sequence MNDRVRQLRYETIESLNIAVYQIKANKIRSFLTALGVIIGIVAITMMGTAINGIDIGFDRSLAMLGYDVVYVQKGSWSTMGSWWRYRNRPDIETRYADEINRIIADDPNSELVVAVPQMSTIQASARYRDREILQIFALGTNQDYPLTASGDLSAGRFFTAQESAAGDPVCVIGDDIATGLFPDGRVVGKSIRLRNHNVRVVGVFKKQGKFLGLFSFDNQLIMPLRAFTKVYGKTSMVTIRVKVKDEKRIPEAKDELTGLMRRIRRLPPARANDFGINEQQAFKSQLDPIKNGIAAAGIFITGMSLFVGAIGIMNITFVSVKERTREIGLRKALGARRRTILLQFLIESVMICLIGGFIGLATALSITILIQNLLPSFPVSFSPVLVVTSLVISVATGIISGLAPAITASKLDPADSLRYE
- a CDS encoding AfsA-related hotdog domain-containing protein, whose amino-acid sequence is MGFSNDELFGIDTAARLMGKLPLDLRSLINSPIAIGQNDALPNPIQKNMVHKQHDANVLVSEPFTIGGLRYFNIFSETAELKFDHDAPHFQGMLILEALRQAAIASAHYQGLPIDGKLALLNYNTNFHAFLERESPIVCRSYSDFTVDETSKDTEAGIYIQVFQWGRLCADTVLKAFACITNERYQQKEQRLKKITERYKSNFYSKLKKFHESTLSTPCV
- a CDS encoding nuclear transport factor 2 family protein, translated to MQFQNAEDVLAQWVSGVCTGQIDNIVQLYHDNAILIPTFSPHTVCASEGIRNYFEQLSTRENLQVRLYEKSVKKQFLGGSAWVLSGMYAFEFEVDQLLLTFPSRFTFGLNLDHEKPILHHHSSQVPRNLS
- a CDS encoding ATP-binding response regulator — its product is MKEGIFVSRSDAMVSGIIGALANVFFYFTFKYGFHLPYENFWLRLIATLMCISVIFMHRLPKSFSPYFPYYWHTFLIFVLPFIFTVNLLMNNFHELWLYWEIFMIFVLMMFIPNWFMFMFDFLIGVLGAIIFYNFSTHNIPLDPSFNIPLYLIVIVFSIIAGYIFSFGNANTIKELERKKSEEKYLALEALAGSIAHELRNPLSQVHHNLNEILLELPVKTTEKETESLPNKNIETIHKRVVQAQSAVNRGLHVITMTLGNFRKPDIAKSTLTCLSAATVTRKAIEEYGYASDQEKKMITFEPGHDFIFLGEEDNYTLVLYNLLVNALQVLQAKPDGRIVISLKQGDTTNRVYVRDNGPGIQPEVLPRIFDSFFTSGKKGGTGLGLAFCKRVMTSFDGTISCNSEKDRYTEFVLEFPAVDPKVIRNYESQLYEEYRPFFTGKKLLIACDKPEFRKTFKALLAPLMLGTDTVTDGREAFKKLSTERFDLVLIDSELPYLNADELSKKLNIATKELPVVTCVTSSRTTPLDYNLESESTLFTPLALHEVLKTLKSTIEATRAPIKESMSDKTVLVVDDQDFNRKLIKTMLNKLGVRILEGANGLEALKILEKEHCDLLIMDMRMPVMDGFETAAQIRSGTTAFRTIPILGLSGNVDSESLKMAAESGINDNLMKPVKLKPFLQKVTAMLNISQPA
- a CDS encoding OmpA family protein, giving the protein MKTIKKFSKPAALLLLASTATVTTGCQSTTNAGRGAGIGATSGAVIGGIIGSRSGSWAQGALIGAAIGGAGGAIIGDYMDKQAEEIRQEVGNADVERVGEGIRVVFDTGLLFSTNSSTLNPNSRYNIENLARVLNRYPDTNVVVEGHTDSIGSEATNQVLSERRAESVVSLLRAYGVYGNRLTAVGYGETRPVATNETEMGRRQNRRVEVLIYANNELKRQAETGQLRL